TTTGTTGGTACAAAAAAACAAGCTCAAGAAGCTATCGAAGAAGAAGCAATTCGTTCTGGTAACTACTTCATCAACCAACGTTGGTTAGGTGGTACTTTAACAAACTTCGGTACAATCCAAAAACGTGTTGCACGTATGAAAGAAATCGAAAAAATGGAAGAAGACGGTACTTTCGCTGTTCTTCCTAAAAAAGAAGTTATTCAACTTAAAAAAGAACACGAACGTCTTGTTAAATTCTTAGGCGGTATTCGTGATATGACTGATATTCCGGATGTAATGTTCGTAGTTGACCCACGCAAAGAACGTATTGCTGTGGCAGAAGCTCGTAAATTAAATATTCCTATCGTAGGAATTGTTGATACAAACTGTGATCCAGATGAGATCGACTATGTAATTCCTGCAAACGATGATGCTATCCGCGCTGTTAAACTTTTAACTGCTAAAATGGCTGATGCTCTAATCGAGTCTAAACAAGGTGAATCTGAAGCTCCAGCAGCTGAAGAAGTAGTAGCTGAGTAATTCACTATAAGGTGATAAGTGGATGTTCCCCTTATCACCTTTTTTTAAGAAATTTAGACTAAAGTATTCGTAAACTCTACGTTTTTTTATAAAACCCACATAAACGAATTCAAAAGTCTAAAAATAAATTAAATAAATTTGTCAAACTATGTACAATCTTAAGGAGGAAATACCCCAATGGCAATTACTGCACAATTAGTAAAAGAACTTCGCGAAAAAACTGGCGCAGGTATGATGGACTGTAAAAAAGCGCTTGTAGAAACAAATGGTGACATTGACGCTGCAGTCGACTTTTTACGTGAAAAAGGTTTATCATCAGCTGCAAAAAAAGCAGACCGTATTGCTGCAGAAGGTACTACTTACATTTTATCTGAAGGTAATGAAGCGATTATCCTTGAGGTTAATGCTGAAACTGACTTTGTTGCGAAAAACGATAAATTCCAAGTATTAGTATCAAATCTTGCAGAACAATTACTTGCTGCAAAACCTGAATCTGTTGAAGCGGCTCTAGAAGTTACAAATGCAGAAGGCGTTAAAATTGCTGATCAAATTTCAACTGCTGTTGCAACAATCGGTGAAAAAATTACTCTTCGTCGTTTTGAAATCAAAACAAAAACTGATGCAGATGCATTTGGTTCTTACTTACACATGGGTGGACGTATTGGTGTATTAGTTGTTCTTGAAGGATCAACTGATGAAGCTGCTGCAAAAGATGTAGCTATGCACATTGCTGCTATTAACCCTAAATATGTTTCTCGTGACGAAGTTTCTCAAGAAGAAATTGAACGTGAGCGTAAAGTGTTAACAGAACAAGCATTAAACGAAGGTAAGCCAGAAAATATCGTTGCAAAAATGGTAGAAGGTCGCCTTGGTAAATTCTTCGAAGAAATCTGTTTACTTGATCAAACTTTCGTTAAAAACTCAGATCAAAAAGTTCGTGATTTTGTTAAATCAACTGGTGGTAACGTAACATCTTTCGTTCGTTTTGCTGTTGGTGAAGGTATCGAAAAACGCGAAGATAACTTTGCAGAAGAAGTTATGAGTCAAGTTAAAGGGAATAACTAATTTTAAAAATAACATTAATAATGTAAAAATAGGGAGCACATTACCGTGTTCCCTATTTTTCAAGAAAAGATATATACATACGCATTAAAATTATTGAGTTTGTTTGAAGTTAATGGATAATATGCGGTTTACAGTATAGCGTATGCATTTATTAGGAGAATTCCTTTAAATTTAACGAGTATCGGAGGATTACAATGAGTGTGCCACAGTACAAACGAGTAGTGATTAAAATAAGTGGAGAAGCATTAGCAGGTGAAGCTGGTTTCGGATTATCACCAAAAATTATTAAATCAGTTGCTGAAGATATTAAAGGTGTTGTAGATTTAGGAGTTGAAGTCGCAGTAGTAGTTGGTGGTGGTAATATTTGGCGCGGTAAAGTTGGAAGCGAAATGGGAATGGACCGTGCTTCAGCCGATTATATGGGAATGCTTGCAACAGTAATGAATTCATTAGCATTACAAGATGCTCTTGAAAAATTAGAAATTGAAACTCGCGTACAATCTTCCATTGTGATGACACAAGTTGCTGAACCATACATTCGTCGTAAAGCAGTACGTCATTTAGAGAAAAAACGTGTAGTTATTTTTGCGGCAGGTACAGGTAACCCATTCTTCTCAACAGATACAACAGCAGCTTTACGAGCAGCTGAAATTGATGCAGAGGCTATTTTAATGGCGAAAAATAACGTAGATGGTGTTTACTCTGCGGATCCAAAAACAGATGAGAATGCTGTAAAATATGAGACTCTTACTTATTTAGAGGTCATTCAAAAAGGATTACAAGTAATGGATTCAACAGCTTCCACTTTATGTATGGACAACGATATCCCATTAATAGTATTCTCAATTATGGAAAAAGGTAATATTAAACGTGCCGTTCTTGGTGATAAAATAGGGACAGTTGTTAGGAGGAATGTATAATGACAAAACAAGTTTTAGAACAAGCAAAAGAAAAAATGAATAAGTCTATCGCTGCATTTACTCGTGAATTAGCATCAATTCGCGCTGGACGTGCAAATGCATCACTTTTAGATCGCATTACAGTAGACTATTATGGTGCACCAACACCAATCAACCAATTAGCTGGTGTTGCAGTACCAGAAGCTAGACTATTAGTAATTACACCGTATGATAAATCAATTTTAGGTGAAATTGAAAAAGCAATTATGAAATCTGACATTGGAATTACTCCTACAAATGATGGTAGTGTAATTCGTTTAACAATTCCTGCTTTAACAGAAGAGCGTCGTAAAGATCTAGTTAAAGTAGTAAAAAAAGAAGCGGAAGAAGCTAAAATTGCGATTCGTAACGTTCGCCGCGATGCAAATGACGATTTGAAAAAATTGGAGAAAAATGGTGAAATTACAGAAGACGACTTACGTGGATATAATGATGATATTCAAAAACTAACTGATCAATTCATCACAAAAATTGACGAAGTTGCAAAAGATAAGGAAAAAGAAATCCTTTCAGTATAATTTTATATGTAACATTCACCAACTATGGTAAATGTGAATAGGAATCTTACTGAAACGAGTTACATTGACTTGTACAGATTTTGAATGAACTTTATGTCACTAAAGACGTCCTGTCATAAAGGACGTCTTTTTATTTCAGAAATGAAATTTTTAAATAAAATACATAATTTATTTTTATAAAATGACTTAAATGATTGATGATTAAGAAGGACACAAACTGTTGTTTTTGATATGATGATTAAGAATACGTCCGATTTATTGTCAAGTGGGGGAATACAAATGAAAATCTTTGGAAAAAAACAAAAAAAGCAAGAACATTCATTAATAGACGATGATTTGTCTAATAGTGAAGTACTGCCTTCCCATATTGCAATTATAATGGACGGAAACGGACGCTGGGCGAAAAAGCGTGCATTACCTCGTATTGCAGGACATCACGAGGGTATGAAAACAGTACGAAAAATTGCACGTTTCGCTGATCATATCGGGATTAAAGTGTTAACACTTTATGCATTTTCAACAGAAAACTGGAAACGCCCAAAATCAGAAGTCGATTATTTAATGGGTTTGCCTGAAAAATTTCTAAATTCCTTTTTACCCGAGTTAATGGAACGAAACATACGTGTAACAATGATGGGGAATAAGGAAGGGCTTCCAAAGCATACACAAGCTGTTTTAAACAATGCGATGGAAAAAACGA
Above is a genomic segment from Lysinibacillus sp. PLM2 containing:
- the uppS gene encoding isoprenyl transferase; the protein is MKIFGKKQKKQEHSLIDDDLSNSEVLPSHIAIIMDGNGRWAKKRALPRIAGHHEGMKTVRKIARFADHIGIKVLTLYAFSTENWKRPKSEVDYLMGLPEKFLNSFLPELMERNIRVTMMGNKEGLPKHTQAVLNNAMEKTKNNTGLILNFAMNYGSRAEIVQAMKEIIKEVNSGNLAIEDINELKVNQYLMTSHLPEPDLLIRTSGEVRLSNFMLWQLAYTEFWFTDTLWPDFNESTFSEAITAYQNRNRRYGGLKGEE
- the rpsB gene encoding 30S ribosomal protein S2, with the translated sequence MSVISMKQLLEAGVHFGHQTRRWNPKMKKYIFVERNGIYIIDLQKTVKKLEEAYDFMRQVGQDGGKVLFVGTKKQAQEAIEEEAIRSGNYFINQRWLGGTLTNFGTIQKRVARMKEIEKMEEDGTFAVLPKKEVIQLKKEHERLVKFLGGIRDMTDIPDVMFVVDPRKERIAVAEARKLNIPIVGIVDTNCDPDEIDYVIPANDDAIRAVKLLTAKMADALIESKQGESEAPAAEEVVAE
- the pyrH gene encoding uridylate kinase encodes the protein MSVPQYKRVVIKISGEALAGEAGFGLSPKIIKSVAEDIKGVVDLGVEVAVVVGGGNIWRGKVGSEMGMDRASADYMGMLATVMNSLALQDALEKLEIETRVQSSIVMTQVAEPYIRRKAVRHLEKKRVVIFAAGTGNPFFSTDTTAALRAAEIDAEAILMAKNNVDGVYSADPKTDENAVKYETLTYLEVIQKGLQVMDSTASTLCMDNDIPLIVFSIMEKGNIKRAVLGDKIGTVVRRNV
- the frr gene encoding ribosome-recycling factor; protein product: MTKQVLEQAKEKMNKSIAAFTRELASIRAGRANASLLDRITVDYYGAPTPINQLAGVAVPEARLLVITPYDKSILGEIEKAIMKSDIGITPTNDGSVIRLTIPALTEERRKDLVKVVKKEAEEAKIAIRNVRRDANDDLKKLEKNGEITEDDLRGYNDDIQKLTDQFITKIDEVAKDKEKEILSV
- the tsf gene encoding elongation factor Ts; the protein is MAITAQLVKELREKTGAGMMDCKKALVETNGDIDAAVDFLREKGLSSAAKKADRIAAEGTTYILSEGNEAIILEVNAETDFVAKNDKFQVLVSNLAEQLLAAKPESVEAALEVTNAEGVKIADQISTAVATIGEKITLRRFEIKTKTDADAFGSYLHMGGRIGVLVVLEGSTDEAAAKDVAMHIAAINPKYVSRDEVSQEEIERERKVLTEQALNEGKPENIVAKMVEGRLGKFFEEICLLDQTFVKNSDQKVRDFVKSTGGNVTSFVRFAVGEGIEKREDNFAEEVMSQVKGNN